The segment AAAGCGGAAGCAGCCAATTCCGGGGGAATTGATTTTTTATAATTTAAAGCATATTTTCCTAATATTCGGGAACTATGGAAGGTTCCCTATTGACCAATTTACTTTCTTTAGTCTTCAGACAAAATTGGATAGCCAATGTCAGGAAATGAAAAAAACTTCCAGTATTCGGATTATATGGAAAACCAGAGAAAACAAGATGAAGCTGAATTGAAATATGCTGAACTGCAGCATTCATCCCTGGTAGGCATTATCGTGTTTGATACAGAGTTTATAATTCAGCAGACTAACCCTACAGCATCTAAAATTCTAAAAAGAAAATCAAAGGACTTAATAGGCAAACCTTTAAGGGAATTTGTCCATCCGAAATACCGCAGTTCCTTTGATTCGTACATTAAAAGGGTACAAAAAACAAAAAAAAGGCAGGACCATACTTTTCAGCTGAGAAACGAAAAAGGAATGGACCTTTACGTTATTCTGGAGAGCATTCCCTTTCTGAGTGAAAGAAATCAAATTGAGTCTGTCCACTGCATTATTGTTGATTTTACCGCACAGAAGCTTTCTGA is part of the Ignavibacteria bacterium genome and harbors:
- a CDS encoding PAS domain S-box protein, which encodes MSGNEKNFQYSDYMENQRKQDEAELKYAELQHSSLVGIIVFDTEFIIQQTNPTASKILKRKSKDLIGKPLREFVHPKYRSSFDSYIKRVQKTKKRQDHTFQLRNEKGMDLYVILESIPFLSERNQIESVHCIIVDFTAQKLSDLKQQTELIHIVPPKNWTKKWNNLR